The Vulpes vulpes isolate BD-2025 chromosome 10, VulVul3, whole genome shotgun sequence genome has a window encoding:
- the RBM46 gene encoding probable RNA-binding protein 46, with translation MNEENIDGTNGCSKVRTGTQNEAALLALMEKTGYNMVQENGQRKFGGPPPGWEGPPPPRGCEVFVGKIPRDMYEDELVPVFERAGKIYEFRLMMEFSGENRGYAFVMYTTKEEAQLAIRILNNYEIRPGKFIGVCVSLDNCRLFIGAIPKEKKKEEILDEMKKVTEGVVDVIVYPSATDKTKNRGFAFVEYESHRAAAMARRKLIPGTFQLWGHTIQVDWADPEKEVDEETMQRVKVLYVRNLMISTTEETIKAEFNKFKPGAVERVKKLRDYAFVHFFNREDAVAAMSVMNGKCIDGASIEVTLAKPVNKENTWRQHLNGQISPNSENLIVFANKEESHPKTLGKPPTLPARLNGQHSPSPPEIERCTYPFFPGTKLTPISMYSLKSNHFNSAVMHLDYYCNKNNWAPPEYYLYSTTSQDGKVLLVYKIVIPAIANGSQSYFMPDKLCTTLEDAKELAAQFTLLHLDREHNLFSLDLCRRIWRK, from the exons ATGaatgaagaaaacatagatgGAACAAATGGATGCAGTAAAGTCAGAACCGGTACTCAGAATGAAGCAGCATTACTTGCTTTGATGGAAAAGACTGGTTACAACATGGTTCAAGAGAATGGGCAAAGAAAATTTGGTGGTCCTCCTCCAG GTTGGGAAGGTCCCCCTCCACCTAGAGGCTGTGAAGTTTTTGTAGGTAAAATACCTCGTGATATGTATGAAGATGAGTTAGTTCCTGTATTTGAAAGAGCTGGAAAGATATATGAATTTCGACTTATGATGGAATTTAGTGGTGAAAATCGAGGGTATGCTTTTGTGATGTACACTACAAAAGAAGAGGCTCAGTTAGCCATCAGAATTCTTAATAATTATGAGATTCGACCAGGGAAGTTTATTGGTGTGTGTGTAAGCTTGGATAATTGCAGATTATTTATTGGAGCTATTcctaaggaaaagaagaaagaagaaattttggaTGAAATGAAGAAAGTTACAGAAGGAGTTGTAGATGTCATTGTTTATCCAAGTGCAACTGATAAAACCAAAAATCGTGGTTTTGCATTTGTTGAATATGAATCTCACAGAGCTGCTGCTATGGCTAGGAGAAAACTAATTCCAG gtaCCTTCCAACTATGGGGCCATACCATTCAGGTAGATTGGGCTGACCCAGAGAAAGAGGTTGATGAGGAAACCATGCAGAGAGTTAAAGTTCTCTATGTAAGAAATTTAATGATCTCAACTACAGAGGAGACTATTAAAGCAGAATTCAACAAATTCAAACCTGGTGCAGTTGAACGAGTAAAGAAACTTAGAGATTATGCTTTTGTTCACTTTTTCAACCGAGAAGATGCAGTGGCTGCTATGTCTGTTATGAATGGAAAATGCATTGATGGAGCAAGTATTGAGGTAACACTGGCAAAACcagtaaataaagaaaacacttgGAGACAGCATCTTAATGGTCAGATTAGCCCTAATTCTGAAAACCTGATTGTGTTTGCTAACAAAGAAGAGAGCCACCCAAAAACTCTAGGCAAACCACCAACTCTTCCAGCTCGTCTCAATGGTCAGCATAGCCCAAGCCCCCCTGAAATCGAAAGATGCACTTATCCATTTTTTCCTGGAACAAAGCTTACTCCAATTAGCATGTATTCTTTAAAATCCAATCATTTCAATTCTGCAGTAATGCATTTGGATTATTACTGCAACAAAAATAATTGGGCACCAccagaatattatttatattcaacaACAAGTCAAGATGGGAAAGTACTCTTGGTATATAAAATTGTTATTCCTGCTATTGCAAATGGATCCCAGAGTTACTTTATGCCAGACAAACTCTGTACTACATTAGAAGATGCAAAGGAACTGGCAGCCCAGTTTACATTACTTCATTTGG